Proteins encoded together in one Thalassotalea crassostreae window:
- a CDS encoding VOC family protein produces the protein MKMNHVGLMVGDMDKAVEFYTKALGLRIVMNNTKVQEERESAIGRMCIAVFGEGFEGFNIAHLVTTDGIGVELFEMKNREQRHNVDFNRLGIFHFCLQTDDFEGAIERVEQYGGKVRMDIMRYHPEDDSKPAKMVYLEDPFGNLFEFYSHTYEETYATDYE, from the coding sequence ATGAAAATGAATCATGTAGGCCTTATGGTAGGCGATATGGACAAAGCGGTAGAGTTTTACACTAAAGCATTAGGCCTACGCATTGTTATGAATAACACCAAAGTTCAAGAAGAACGTGAATCGGCAATAGGCAGAATGTGTATTGCGGTTTTCGGTGAAGGTTTTGAAGGTTTTAACATTGCTCACTTAGTAACAACAGACGGTATTGGCGTTGAGTTGTTTGAGATGAAAAACCGTGAACAGCGTCACAATGTAGATTTTAACCGTTTAGGTATCTTCCATTTTTGTTTACAAACTGATGACTTTGAAGGCGCAATTGAACGTGTTGAACAGTATGGTGGTAAAGTACGTATGGATATCATGCGTTACCACCCAGAAGACGATTCTAAGCCAGCTAAAATGGTTTACTTAGAAGACCCATTTGGTAACTTATTTGAGTTTTACTCACACACTTACGAAGAAACTTACGCGACTGATTACGAATAA
- a CDS encoding EF-hand domain-containing protein, which translates to MKKVILITLTSILFAASAQATEWLKTRFAELDTDGNGYLNKTEMRGTTKQWMDEAGMAEQEQIKRTNKKLVKLDTNSDGQVSVDEFISDHQKNKKK; encoded by the coding sequence ATGAAAAAAGTAATATTAATTACCTTAACAAGCATTTTATTCGCAGCTAGCGCGCAAGCCACTGAATGGTTGAAAACTCGCTTTGCCGAGTTAGACACTGATGGCAATGGCTACTTAAATAAAACTGAAATGCGTGGTACAACCAAGCAATGGATGGATGAAGCAGGTATGGCTGAGCAAGAGCAGATAAAGCGTACCAACAAAAAACTAGTCAAATTAGATACCAACTCTGATGGCCAAGTTTCTGTGGATGAATTTATCTCTGATCACCAGAAAAACAAGAAAAAGTAA
- a CDS encoding glycosyl hydrolase family 95 catalytic domain-containing protein — MKTGKLNPVKSSIKVSIFTLLSVFLSACSEEPQSNSDIANQSLTEHSSPLIKASSGKQRLWYKQPANDWMSQALPIGNGYMGAMLFGGVSEDRIQFNEQSLWAGGPGSSDSYNSGNRKDAHKALPEIRELVRSGKFEQAHQLAKTELTGQISKEEKTADSHTFGDFGSYQAFADVYVSQESTGKDNIKDYSRSLDLETGVASVKYVQGQINHKRQYFANYPSRVMAFHYQNDAPTGVDYNVRLESLHPVQVTSDSNTLILSGAVADNDMEMEARLEIRVQDGELNIKDGQAYIRSAKAFTLVLTAATDYQDIAPEYNGNDYSKFNKQTLAAVKDKSYPQLLTEHISDYQSLFNRVSLTLENGITENTAQSLDEIATDQRILNYSKSPDDVNLEALFFQYGRYLLISSSRPGSLPANLQGKWNDSLAPAWASDYHFNINAQMIYWPAEVTNLAETHEPFLEYTQSLVKPGQVSAKSFFGVNGWVVNTMNNIFGYTATGWGFPWGYFPAGAAWVSQHQWQHYDFNGDLTYLNDGALYTMEQAALFWLEYLQENEQGQLISIPSYSPEHGGISGGASMDHQIVFNLFTNYLNACQIETTKCTLTSRVEIAKAKLMPPQIGKWGQLQEWAEDLDNPKSKHRHVSHMFAIYPGNQIGRLSTPKLAEAAKVSLNARGDDGTGWSLGWKMNLWARLADGDRAHKLLQRTMRSVNFKRKTTGHGQYASGVYHNLLSAHPPFQLDGNMGATAGIAEMLLQSHDDAIELLPALPNAWPNGEIKGLRARGGFEIDLAWQQGKLTQANIRKTGLKVTENNIKVKYGSKEISVSDDASLALSLNGELEKQ; from the coding sequence ATGAAAACGGGCAAGTTAAATCCTGTCAAAAGCTCGATTAAAGTGAGCATTTTTACCTTGCTTAGCGTTTTTCTTAGCGCTTGCAGTGAAGAACCGCAATCAAACTCTGATATAGCCAACCAATCTTTAACAGAACATTCTTCTCCACTCATCAAAGCAAGCAGTGGTAAACAACGCTTATGGTATAAACAGCCAGCAAATGACTGGATGAGCCAAGCTTTACCCATAGGTAACGGCTATATGGGCGCAATGTTATTTGGCGGTGTATCTGAGGACAGAATTCAATTTAACGAACAATCATTGTGGGCTGGAGGCCCTGGTAGTAGCGACAGCTATAACAGTGGTAACCGCAAAGATGCACATAAAGCGCTACCTGAAATTCGTGAATTAGTTCGCAGTGGCAAATTTGAACAAGCGCACCAGTTGGCTAAAACGGAGTTAACAGGCCAGATAAGTAAAGAAGAGAAAACCGCTGATAGTCACACATTCGGTGATTTCGGCTCTTATCAAGCGTTTGCTGATGTGTATGTAAGTCAAGAATCTACGGGAAAAGACAATATCAAAGACTATAGTCGCTCCCTCGATCTTGAAACCGGCGTCGCTAGCGTTAAATACGTACAAGGCCAAATCAACCATAAGCGTCAATATTTTGCTAACTACCCGTCTAGAGTAATGGCATTTCATTATCAAAATGATGCGCCAACAGGAGTTGACTATAACGTTCGATTGGAGTCGCTACATCCGGTACAAGTAACCAGTGATAGCAATACACTCATTTTATCCGGCGCCGTTGCTGACAATGACATGGAGATGGAAGCTAGACTAGAGATCCGCGTACAAGACGGTGAGCTGAATATAAAGGATGGTCAGGCTTACATTCGCAGCGCCAAAGCCTTTACGTTAGTGCTCACTGCGGCAACCGATTATCAAGATATCGCGCCAGAATATAACGGCAACGATTACAGCAAGTTTAATAAACAAACATTGGCTGCTGTAAAAGATAAAAGCTACCCACAATTGTTAACTGAGCACATCAGCGATTATCAATCACTGTTCAATCGCGTTTCACTGACACTCGAAAATGGCATTACTGAAAATACCGCACAGTCTCTAGATGAAATCGCAACTGATCAACGCATTTTAAATTACAGTAAGTCGCCTGACGATGTAAATTTAGAAGCACTGTTTTTCCAATACGGACGTTACTTACTGATAAGTAGTTCTAGACCGGGCTCTCTGCCAGCAAATTTACAAGGGAAATGGAATGACTCTTTAGCCCCTGCTTGGGCATCGGATTATCATTTTAATATTAACGCCCAAATGATTTACTGGCCGGCTGAAGTAACCAACCTTGCTGAAACCCATGAACCTTTTCTTGAATACACGCAAAGCTTAGTAAAACCTGGGCAAGTAAGCGCCAAATCATTTTTTGGCGTTAATGGTTGGGTAGTGAATACCATGAACAACATCTTTGGTTATACCGCAACTGGTTGGGGTTTTCCTTGGGGGTACTTCCCTGCTGGTGCCGCTTGGGTAAGCCAACATCAATGGCAGCACTATGATTTTAATGGTGATCTCACTTACCTTAATGATGGCGCGTTATACACCATGGAGCAGGCCGCATTATTCTGGCTTGAGTACTTGCAAGAAAATGAACAAGGCCAACTCATTTCAATTCCAAGTTACTCACCAGAACACGGTGGTATTTCAGGTGGTGCTTCGATGGACCATCAAATCGTATTTAACTTATTTACTAATTACCTTAATGCATGTCAGATTGAAACGACAAAATGTACATTGACCAGTCGAGTGGAAATAGCGAAAGCCAAGCTAATGCCACCACAAATTGGCAAATGGGGACAATTACAAGAATGGGCAGAAGATTTAGATAATCCAAAAAGCAAACACCGCCATGTATCGCATATGTTCGCCATATACCCTGGTAATCAGATAGGTCGTTTAAGCACGCCGAAACTTGCCGAAGCAGCAAAGGTTTCATTAAACGCTCGTGGCGATGATGGCACCGGCTGGTCATTAGGTTGGAAAATGAACTTATGGGCTCGTTTAGCCGATGGTGATCGCGCCCATAAACTGCTGCAGCGCACTATGCGCAGTGTTAACTTTAAGCGAAAAACCACCGGCCATGGCCAATATGCAAGCGGTGTTTATCACAACCTATTATCTGCTCACCCGCCATTTCAACTCGATGGCAACATGGGTGCCACGGCGGGTATAGCCGAAATGCTACTGCAATCACACGACGATGCGATTGAATTGTTGCCAGCCCTACCAAACGCTTGGCCAAACGGTGAGATAAAAGGTTTACGCGCACGTGGCGGTTTTGAAATCGATCTCGCTTGGCAACAAGGAAAACTTACCCAAGCCAATATACGTAAAACAGGCCTTAAAGTTACTGAAAACAACATAAAGGTTAAATACGGTAGTAAAGAAATATCCGTTAGCGATGATGCAAGCCTTGCATTGAGTCTAAACGGTGAATTAGAAAAACAATAA
- a CDS encoding alpha-L-fucosidase, with translation MLTITKIKYAICISCFLAAFFTANSISASEKYDTSEDSLASYDVPQWYSEGKLGFFMHLGVFSVPAYKNEWYPTNMYYTADNPNMQRHPEYASSFVEHHTTTYGDRKSFGYKDFIPQLTLDKFDADYYAELIANTGATYFAAPAIHHDGFAMWDSKEIEWNAMKMGPKRDVVKELTDAMRKKGIKAGVSTHYGRHWKYYNFRPQFDTWDPANEGLYGKRRGDTEPPRPEDALKWERVMNELIDSYQPDYIFVDGGVCDARTEYNKDYFSDALRRVTAKFYNTSVELDKTVALSWKRDALNPGEAIYDTEKTIEGGIQKRPWQAHFTVNGSWGYAGDKPAFATDSILRGFIDIVSRNGNLLLNIGPKPDGTLDKNQERALIEIGQWMQVNGDAIHKSTPWKIYGEGTLNGLRAGGAKNWHYDKSAIRYTEKDGDLYAWFVDWPANGKVTLPQTAQFNAKKIELINAPSALTFTTKDNAIIVNLPQNKSGQFVWGLRLSK, from the coding sequence ATGCTAACCATAACAAAAATTAAATATGCCATTTGTATAAGTTGTTTTCTCGCTGCTTTTTTTACGGCAAACTCAATTTCAGCCTCAGAAAAATACGATACCAGTGAAGACTCACTAGCGTCTTATGATGTGCCGCAGTGGTATAGCGAAGGTAAGTTAGGCTTTTTTATGCACTTAGGAGTATTCTCTGTTCCTGCATACAAGAACGAGTGGTATCCCACGAATATGTATTACACTGCAGATAATCCTAACATGCAAAGACATCCTGAGTACGCGTCGTCGTTCGTTGAACACCACACCACAACATACGGCGACCGTAAGTCGTTTGGTTATAAAGATTTTATTCCGCAGCTAACCTTAGATAAATTTGATGCCGACTATTATGCAGAGTTAATTGCAAATACTGGGGCGACATATTTTGCCGCACCTGCAATTCATCATGATGGATTTGCTATGTGGGATTCAAAAGAGATCGAGTGGAATGCCATGAAAATGGGGCCAAAGCGTGACGTGGTTAAAGAATTAACTGACGCGATGCGTAAAAAAGGCATTAAAGCTGGTGTATCAACTCATTACGGCAGACATTGGAAATATTATAATTTTCGTCCGCAGTTTGATACGTGGGATCCAGCCAACGAAGGACTTTACGGCAAGCGTCGCGGCGATACTGAACCACCTCGCCCAGAAGATGCACTGAAATGGGAACGAGTGATGAACGAGCTCATCGATAGCTACCAGCCGGATTATATTTTTGTCGATGGCGGCGTTTGTGATGCCCGCACTGAATACAATAAAGATTACTTTAGCGATGCATTACGTCGGGTGACTGCCAAATTCTATAATACTAGCGTTGAATTGGATAAAACCGTAGCGCTGTCATGGAAGCGCGATGCTCTTAATCCAGGAGAGGCTATCTATGATACTGAGAAGACCATAGAAGGCGGTATACAAAAACGTCCTTGGCAAGCTCACTTTACGGTAAACGGCAGTTGGGGTTATGCAGGTGATAAGCCGGCGTTTGCTACCGATTCGATATTACGAGGTTTTATTGATATTGTTAGTCGTAATGGCAATTTGTTATTAAATATAGGCCCTAAACCTGATGGCACACTTGATAAAAACCAAGAAAGAGCGCTTATTGAAATTGGCCAATGGATGCAAGTAAATGGTGATGCTATTCATAAGTCGACTCCTTGGAAGATTTATGGTGAAGGCACACTTAATGGATTGCGTGCTGGCGGTGCTAAAAATTGGCATTATGATAAATCGGCAATTCGCTATACCGAAAAAGACGGTGATCTATATGCATGGTTTGTTGACTGGCCAGCCAATGGCAAAGTAACCTTGCCACAAACTGCTCAATTTAACGCGAAAAAAATAGAGCTTATCAATGCGCCATCGGCGCTAACATTTACCACAAAAGATAACGCCATTATCGTTAATCTGCCGCAAAATAAATCAGGCCAATTCGTTTGGGGATTAAGACTGAGTAAATAA
- a CDS encoding sialate O-acetylesterase, with translation MLSKYRCTAKKFILLCLLPLTISVANAEVKLATVFADSMIIQRDMPINIWGTAVADEQVTIILNDKSYLGEADKNGEWLITLPPQKMATQQSIKVLGNNTDKNTGKTNTIELTNVAFGDVYLASGQSNMEYKVKQILKTFPNETKLEQYPDVRQFKVARHYDFQGPLQDIKSGKWLTASSKSVTEFSAVAWFFAKELYQHTQVPIGIISSSVGATPIESWMSVESLANFPKTQALAYNLADDKFIENLKTQYADERAKWWQENPNAKKLEFAVKHRTSLDFKPVGFHNAMIAPLANIKLSGVIWYQGESNTREPSSYADKFTTLINHWRALFSQPQLPFMYVQLANFQKPDEQPSESAWAELRQAQTKVLNTTKHTAMALAIDVGERHDIHPQDKQTVGQRLALSARSLVYGETTLNYLSPMVDDAKVTNGKAIFSFKHINKGLTVDGSTLQGFAIAGADKKFIWANAKLENSGTNNGKVVVWHDCINSPKYVRYAWGNNPENANLYNDQGLPATPFNYELAH, from the coding sequence ATGCTCTCAAAATACCGATGTACAGCGAAAAAATTTATTCTACTTTGCCTATTACCTCTAACGATAAGCGTCGCTAATGCTGAGGTAAAACTCGCCACAGTATTTGCAGACTCTATGATAATCCAACGAGATATGCCGATAAATATCTGGGGAACTGCAGTTGCGGATGAGCAAGTCACGATCATTCTAAATGATAAAAGCTATCTTGGAGAAGCGGATAAAAATGGTGAATGGTTAATCACACTCCCACCTCAAAAAATGGCGACTCAACAGTCTATAAAGGTATTAGGTAACAACACTGACAAGAACACTGGCAAGACCAATACCATTGAACTGACTAACGTTGCATTTGGGGATGTCTATTTGGCTTCTGGTCAGTCAAATATGGAATATAAGGTTAAACAAATATTAAAAACGTTTCCAAATGAAACCAAACTTGAACAATACCCCGATGTTCGTCAATTTAAAGTTGCTAGGCACTATGATTTTCAGGGGCCATTACAAGATATAAAAAGTGGTAAGTGGCTTACTGCATCTTCAAAAAGCGTTACCGAATTTTCTGCTGTCGCTTGGTTTTTTGCGAAAGAATTATACCAACACACGCAAGTACCGATAGGCATTATCTCTTCTAGTGTTGGCGCAACGCCAATTGAATCATGGATGAGTGTTGAGTCATTAGCGAATTTTCCAAAAACACAAGCCTTGGCCTATAACCTAGCCGATGACAAATTTATTGAGAACTTAAAAACACAATATGCCGATGAGCGAGCGAAGTGGTGGCAAGAAAACCCTAACGCTAAAAAGCTTGAGTTTGCCGTTAAACACCGCACAAGTTTAGATTTTAAACCCGTTGGATTTCATAATGCGATGATAGCGCCACTGGCAAACATTAAGCTTTCTGGCGTTATCTGGTATCAAGGAGAAAGTAACACTAGAGAACCATCTAGTTATGCCGATAAATTCACAACGCTAATCAATCACTGGCGCGCACTATTTAGTCAACCACAACTGCCGTTTATGTATGTGCAACTGGCTAACTTTCAAAAGCCAGATGAACAACCAAGTGAAAGCGCATGGGCCGAGCTCAGACAGGCTCAAACGAAAGTATTAAACACTACAAAACATACAGCGATGGCACTCGCTATTGATGTCGGCGAACGTCACGACATTCATCCCCAAGATAAACAAACCGTAGGCCAACGCCTAGCATTAAGCGCTAGAAGTCTTGTCTATGGAGAAACCACGTTAAATTATTTAAGCCCTATGGTTGATGATGCAAAAGTAACTAATGGCAAAGCAATATTTAGCTTTAAACATATCAACAAAGGGTTAACTGTCGATGGAAGCACACTCCAAGGTTTTGCTATAGCAGGGGCTGACAAGAAATTTATTTGGGCGAATGCAAAGTTAGAAAATAGTGGCACAAATAATGGCAAAGTCGTTGTTTGGCATGACTGCATAAATTCGCCTAAATACGTACGCTATGCGTGGGGTAATAATCCGGAGAACGCCAATTTATATAATGACCAAGGGTTACCTGCGACGCCGTTTAATTATGAATTAGCCCACTAA
- a CDS encoding sulfatase, translating to MKITNIIKRSLLVSLFFTVSAQAQAKDEDTQVDKKQPNVLFIIVDDLNDYLGTFGGHPQSKTPNIDALAAQSVQFSNAHTNVPVCSPSRSSLFTGVYPHQSKDFGWTRLDQQHVVKHNKTFLELFRENGYQMFGTGKLLHHNKLKYWDEWGVQERINYGPHAFNGNKIVGHPSVPEPFRSINIVDGSFAPLTDVPKFNLDKNAKIKHAAGWGYPFAPFRYVNENDRDRLPDEQHAIWASNKLKQLEQNENDKPFFMGVGFVRPHTPLYAPKRFFDMFPLDSLQLPNIKKDDINDTPFKDNYPMSQMGLSYFKALQDSYADDEEGLKKVIQAYLACIAFMDEQLGIVVNALNNSKFKNNTIIVFTSDHGWQFGEKDYLYKNSPWEESTKIPMLWKVPGKSVAGLKVEQPMSLIDIYPTFQELANLQGSTEKSKGAGPLGGFSIAPLLDGQSEHLWQGPEGALTMMGVGIDTPIKGLAVGTNPQALWHVKVIKDLPDEYIWQQTYSYRTKDWRYIRYKDGQEELYDHQTDPFEWHNLALSKEHQQVKKELFKQMSDIIEQQ from the coding sequence ATGAAGATCACCAATATCATCAAGCGCAGCCTACTCGTTAGTTTGTTTTTTACAGTAAGTGCACAAGCTCAAGCAAAAGATGAGGATACCCAGGTTGATAAAAAACAGCCGAACGTGTTGTTCATTATTGTCGATGATCTGAACGATTATTTAGGCACTTTTGGTGGTCACCCGCAAAGTAAAACACCTAACATTGATGCATTAGCTGCACAATCAGTGCAGTTTTCCAACGCCCACACTAACGTCCCTGTTTGCTCACCATCTCGCAGTAGTTTGTTTACCGGCGTTTACCCTCACCAATCAAAAGACTTTGGCTGGACCCGCTTAGACCAGCAACACGTGGTTAAACACAATAAAACCTTTTTGGAATTGTTTAGAGAAAACGGTTATCAAATGTTTGGTACCGGTAAATTATTGCACCATAACAAACTAAAATATTGGGATGAATGGGGCGTACAAGAACGAATAAACTATGGTCCGCATGCATTTAACGGTAACAAAATCGTTGGCCACCCTTCTGTACCCGAGCCTTTTAGAAGCATTAATATTGTTGATGGTTCGTTCGCGCCGTTAACCGACGTACCAAAGTTTAATTTGGATAAAAATGCCAAAATCAAACATGCTGCTGGTTGGGGCTATCCATTCGCTCCGTTTCGATATGTTAATGAGAATGATCGTGACCGCCTGCCGGACGAGCAACATGCAATTTGGGCGAGTAATAAATTAAAACAGCTTGAACAAAATGAAAACGACAAGCCATTTTTTATGGGCGTAGGTTTTGTCAGGCCACACACGCCACTGTATGCACCTAAACGCTTCTTTGATATGTTTCCGCTTGACTCATTGCAACTACCAAATATTAAAAAAGACGATATAAACGATACGCCATTTAAAGATAATTATCCGATGTCACAAATGGGCTTGTCTTACTTTAAAGCATTGCAAGATTCATATGCTGATGATGAGGAAGGTCTAAAGAAGGTGATACAAGCTTATCTTGCTTGTATTGCCTTTATGGATGAGCAATTAGGAATTGTCGTTAACGCTTTGAATAACTCGAAGTTCAAGAACAATACTATTATCGTTTTTACCAGCGATCATGGTTGGCAATTTGGTGAGAAAGACTACTTATATAAAAACTCTCCTTGGGAAGAAAGTACAAAAATTCCAATGCTTTGGAAAGTACCGGGCAAGAGCGTTGCCGGTTTAAAGGTCGAGCAACCAATGTCTCTCATTGATATTTATCCAACATTTCAAGAGCTCGCTAACCTGCAAGGCAGTACAGAAAAATCTAAAGGTGCAGGTCCACTTGGCGGTTTCAGTATTGCGCCATTACTCGATGGCCAATCAGAACATTTGTGGCAAGGACCAGAAGGCGCTTTAACCATGATGGGCGTTGGTATCGATACGCCAATCAAAGGACTTGCTGTAGGTACAAATCCTCAAGCATTATGGCATGTAAAAGTAATTAAAGATTTGCCTGATGAATATATTTGGCAACAAACCTATTCATACCGAACAAAAGACTGGCGCTACATTCGCTATAAAGATGGACAAGAAGAGCTATACGATCATCAAACTGACCCTTTTGAATGGCATAACTTAGCATTATCGAAAGAACACCAGCAAGTTAAAAAAGAACTGTTTAAGCAAATGTCCGATATTATCGAACAGCAATAA
- a CDS encoding sulfatase — translation MKQLFIGLFTLAVFTGNALAETDKSDQTSQPNVILIVVDDLNDYQGVFGGHPQVKTPNIDKLAKSGIRFTNMQTNTPVCQPSRNSLFTGVYPHDSKDFAWTAKYKHPVLKHNKTIMEMFNDNGYYTLGTGKLMHGNKTPEWQEWGNNVKHNYGPTIFDGEKLTATKNVPAPFRDIGAIDGSFGRLSEGGVSPGIKGEPGWVNGWTKVPFRYASETDRDLLPDEAHAQWAKTKFSELAKKPTNQPFFMGVGFVRPHTPLYAPDRFFDMYPLETIELAPWIKNDKDDTYFAENFPDNGKGLKYYRTLLASYDGNREKAMKIYLQAYLACITFMDEQVGVVMDALADHPQLNKNTMIVFTSDHGWQMGEKDYIFKNSPWEESARIPLIIRPANSLISQATVEQPVSLIDIFPTLVDYGQLKGDHRNNNKGGKLGGFSLRPFIEDPATQNWQGPNGALTVVGNYANSGKEKSVAKQNYSYRTKQYRYIRYSNGQEELYDHDSDPHEWKNLAANKQYQHTIKTLKNEVSAIIGQQL, via the coding sequence CAAGTTAAAACCCCAAATATTGATAAGCTTGCTAAAAGCGGTATTCGATTTACCAATATGCAAACTAACACTCCAGTATGTCAGCCTTCACGCAACAGTTTATTCACAGGTGTTTATCCTCATGATTCGAAAGACTTTGCTTGGACGGCAAAATATAAACATCCTGTTTTAAAACACAATAAAACCATAATGGAGATGTTTAATGATAACGGCTACTACACCTTAGGTACGGGTAAGTTAATGCATGGCAATAAAACCCCAGAATGGCAAGAATGGGGTAATAATGTTAAGCATAACTATGGACCAACAATTTTTGACGGTGAAAAACTCACTGCGACGAAAAATGTGCCTGCGCCGTTTAGAGATATTGGCGCCATTGATGGTTCATTTGGTCGCCTATCTGAAGGCGGCGTTTCGCCTGGTATTAAAGGTGAGCCAGGTTGGGTAAATGGCTGGACTAAAGTGCCATTTCGTTATGCCAGTGAAACCGACAGAGATTTATTACCCGATGAAGCACACGCGCAATGGGCGAAAACAAAATTTTCTGAGTTAGCGAAAAAGCCAACTAATCAGCCATTTTTTATGGGTGTAGGATTTGTTCGCCCGCATACCCCACTTTATGCACCGGATCGTTTCTTTGATATGTACCCACTCGAAACAATCGAATTAGCGCCTTGGATAAAAAATGACAAAGATGATACTTACTTTGCTGAAAACTTCCCTGATAACGGTAAAGGATTAAAGTACTACAGAACACTACTCGCTTCTTATGATGGTAATAGAGAAAAGGCAATGAAGATATACTTACAAGCCTATCTTGCCTGTATCACTTTTATGGATGAACAAGTCGGTGTGGTTATGGACGCTTTAGCAGACCACCCACAGTTAAATAAAAATACTATGATTGTATTTACTAGCGATCATGGCTGGCAAATGGGTGAGAAAGACTACATTTTCAAAAATTCACCATGGGAAGAAAGCGCTCGCATCCCACTTATTATCCGTCCGGCGAACAGTCTAATTAGCCAAGCGACCGTTGAACAACCAGTATCACTGATCGATATTTTTCCAACATTAGTTGATTACGGTCAGTTAAAGGGCGATCACAGAAATAATAACAAAGGCGGTAAATTAGGTGGTTTTAGTTTGCGTCCATTTATTGAAGATCCGGCCACGCAAAACTGGCAAGGACCGAATGGCGCATTAACGGTTGTCGGTAATTATGCAAACAGCGGCAAAGAAAAAAGTGTAGCAAAGCAAAATTACTCCTACCGTACCAAACAGTACCGCTATATTCGTTACTCAAATGGTCAGGAAGAACTTTATGATCATGACAGCGATCCACATGAATGGAAAAATTTAGCCGCGAACAAGCAATATCAACACACAATAAAAACGCTGAAAAATGAAGTTAGTGCCATCATTGGTCAACAACTGTAG